In Brassica napus cultivar Da-Ae chromosome C2, Da-Ae, whole genome shotgun sequence, the sequence TTAAAATTAATTGATGGGTGGGTGGTCTAACTAtccttcaaaatattttttttgctatttaaTACAAATGGATATTTCTGttgttattttactattttagtgAAATTTTAATGGTTTCTCCTATAAGAGAGGATTTACGAGTAGAAGCCCCAAAAACAATTATTCAGcaaaatcaaataaacaaattagAGGTTAACATTTTTATCtttaatataaagaaaaaatgaactttttttgtaactggAGAAAAAATGAACTTGAGTCAAACTAAGTCCTATAATTAAGGCTATGAGGTATTGCATACCTCAGATTATAAATTTTTGAGAAACacctaatttattatatatattaatacgtcttcttctttcttttctaaaaCTTTAAGAAATACCAATCCATTTATATATTCTACTATGGGGAAATCTTTTCTACCTTCATTTACTATTCTTGCCATCTTCTCAATCCTTCTCTTAGGTAtgtatttacatttaataatctcatttactatattatatttttattacatatattttaattcaatattttaatatttatttaaaattattttatgttaaaataaatattgatataatACAGAAATGAGTTCAAATTTGTTGTACTATATCTAGGAAACcaacctaaaatattttttaaatttagttaatatattttttaaatttgtactttataattttatatataaaattcatttgaTAATAATCATTCTATCTcattaatatagatatttttcTTCGAATTACAAATTGTTATACAATATTGATGTCATACActttaaagaaaatttatatgaaattttcaaatatttaatatatcctatatttttatttataatcttATGTTCTATTTTCAAATAAATCAGATTAAactgaaactaattttttttttttacaaaagtacaatattttatattttttcaccaactaatatttatgtttttgtaataGGAGTGGAATGTAGtcttataaataaatgtttCAATATTGTACACGCTGACCGTTGCGAAGTAAAAGAGTGTGAATCTGCATGTTCGAAGAGATATCAACAAAGATTCATGAGATCTTTTTGCAACATTTCAAATGGTGGTCGCATGAAAGGACGTGCGCAATGTGCATGCGAATGGCAAGTCATAAAGGGATCTTGCAAAATGTAGTTTAGTGATAATAAATCTCAAatcatattttacaaaaataaaataatattttacataaatttcTAACTTAAATACATGTACAATTCTCAATcttgaataataaaatataaatattttattatggtaatataagtGAGATTTATCGATGACGCAATATAtgtatgtttattttataatgttttatttttgttaacttAACTTATTTTGATATTGGTTTCCATTTTActttgaaataaattattttggaaatattaatatttttgaaaataataaactaaaatgatgaTTTGTCATAACACGATTGATGGTTTTAAATCATGTAGGCCCTCTTAACGGTTTATAGCCtcaaattttatatagtatagatttatgttaaattttcaaatatttagtatatatatatgagtcaATTTCATTTTAgtgatttatttattagttatttgATATTGGAACCATCTTGTATTGAAATAAtcaatttgtaaattttatcatttaaaaagaTAGTAACCTAAAGTtatgtttttcatattttgattggttGTTTATAATCTTCTGTATATATTTTCAGTGGTTTATAGCCTCAATTTGtatatagtaaataaaatgatgatttagtatatttttgaagttttaaaaatattatgtgaaCATTCTCAATTATTTATACCTTaaacttatatatagtatatgttatttaCGAATATTTTCATTAGCATATAGcctaatatttgaaaatcatgagttaaatttatttacttataatttttaaaattcttgcattttttaaaattaattattattttgtattttattttatgttaaatttcaaaaaaaaaaaatttatatgaatttaagtttattataatattttacttttgttaacttaatttatttgatataagtttctaggttattttaaaataattgtttttgaaaatattgacatttttataaataataaactaatataatgaCGTGTCATATTATGATTGGTGGATTTAAATCCTACGAAGACGCCATCAATGACTTATAgtctcaacttttatatagtaaaatGATGAATTATCATAATACGATTGGTGGTTTTAAATCATGTGGATGTTTTAATGGCTTATAGCCTcgatttttatatagtatagatttatgtAAATTTCCAAacatttagtatatatatattgtatatgagTCAATtacattttaatgatttttttttttgacaacaagacatttacagactcatattgactctgtaaaccagatcggcaactccgcatccatatgaacgacgaaagacggttgtttcctagcactacgTGCCAAGCTGTCCGCCCGTAGGTTCTCCGTTCGAGGTACATAGATGATATCTGAGTTGTGGAAGCTTCTTCGTAAAAGCTTAATATCTTCtaggtagctttcaaatgctggccattcttctggttccgaaaccatcttcaccaattgagaacagtccgttgcaaacgtaacctgaaactgtcgtaagttcttcatacattccattgcccaaatcaacgCCTCCACCTCCGAGTGAAGAGATGATAGACACGCCCTTACATTTCTTGCCcctaataaaccatcaaaacccggtaaggtactataccatccttgtcccGAAAATAGTTCCTTTTCTTTCTATGAACCATCTATAAAACACCAACGTCCTGTAGCTTCTAATGTGTGTCTGGTCAGTACTTGGCTCTCCCTTGTTTGATCAGTGACTATCTGTGCTTCAGCCCAAAGTGCTGATTCCAGTTCTGCTAATCGAAGTGTTTCCCTTGGATCcatatccagattactaaacaCCTTATTGTTTcgacctttccatatataccataatatccacgcGAATTGGTGATCGTCCATCTTTGGAGTAATTCtccaaaagagatgatccatgttacCAAAAAATGAATAAGTAGGAAAAAGGTCTGGATTTGTTGGTATCTTAGATAATGTCCATACTTGACGTGCTAGAGAgcattcaaaaaatacatgatttattgattcctccgggTCCCCACATCGAGTACAACAAATatctccttgtattcctctcCCCTGAAGATTCTTCATTACCGCTATACAGCCTGAAAGGAGTTGCCATAAGAAATGTCTTAACTTCGGCGGGCACCGCACTTCCCAACAGCAAGCTTTTAACGTATCCACTGTAGGTCCATAAAATTCTGGTGGTTTTTCTTTATCAGGATAAACCCGTTCCAATTGATATCCCGATTTGACCGAATATTTTCCATTAttagtgaaatgccatccattcctGTCGTCCATCGGATTTCTACTtaaaggaatactttcaataatttgtgCATCATGAGGATCCACCAAAGCCCTAATTGCCTCAAGATTCCAAGTTCGGGATTCCAAATTAATGAGGGAATCCACTGTGAGATCTGGTGATACGCCCTAAATCgggaaggatcactttagctgggtgttggatatgatccgagaaggcaaacgacacttctggaactgatatggattgaaaggatcgtcaagagatgcggaatggctcttgatatacccacgatctaaggctaaccacccaagaatgaatgaatgtgttggctaaccaccaaacaacacacaaagatgaattggctgaccaccaaatcaacaagccggttcacaccaatgaactagctaaagaactctctctctcactcagagaaaagaagaaaaacaaaaataaactcaaacttagactgattttattatgagaagtgtttacatatttatactactttaGGAATAGAAAAAGACTTAAGAATGTATTAAAGACAAACTTAGTAAATTGAATCTAGATGAGAAATTTAAAGACAATGTATTAAAACTCTTGGATCTCAGATCTGGTCAAAGAGACTCTTCGGCTAACGTCCAGGTTCGTCTGAACCAAGTGGTTCATTCGCGGTAAGGATCAAGATGTGGGCTGGACGATCCATACGGCCCAAATTCGCGAGAACAGAAGGTCTCCTCATTTGTAAATTGCATAACTCCCACATCTGAActccgtttgatctgattcttcttcgaggagctccataattgagttgagaacattctccaagtgatttcatgcgAACAGGACTCGTTTGttggaagatatgagtcaaacaataaacatatatcattactgctttccatgatcaagccatgcatgtcTGTTTTGTCCGGTGTGCTACTCAAGGGCGcatcattcccttcctcttcaaaaagatttgtcctcaaatctggaacattaaaaggaaaagagTTATAAGCAAATGAATCATAATCAGAACATTGCTCACCTTGAGTTTGGTCCGGTTTTTGAATGGAAGAAGAGCTTTCTTGGTTTGCTTGACGACCACAGTTTTGTTCTTCATCTGGCCCTTCCTGCATTGACACAAAGCTTCCAAGACCAAAGTCATATGCACCAATACCAAGAGCATTCAAAGGACCAGAAAATTCATCCTTGTTCAAAACGTTTTCAGAATCCTTTTCAAACTCAtaaattaattcaaaattaCTTGGATTCTCTGGTTGTAAAACAGTTAATTGCAAGCAAGATTCATCAGGAACTGATTCAGATTGAGAAGAAAATAATTTCTTATGTTCACAAGATTTCAAACCTGCCATTGGCTCATGTGTGTAGTCATCGAAAATTGGCAATGGATCTGAAAATTCTTCCTTTTCTAGCTCGGTTTCAACGTTTTcattctccaaagtcaccaacggtttctggttttggcacttgttagcataatgaccgatcctatggcatttgaagcacctggtagaatgagctttgcttgtgggtttcacagccttgcttttatcagaagacaacacattagttttcaaatcacaatttgaaagagaagaagaattaCTTTGCTgttttggtgcagaagaagtATTGGTGGTTCCCTTCTTTTTAAGTTGCCGGACAACATGAATcgccttatgcaacatcttttCCAAGCTGGCATAAGTCTGAAGCTCGTTCCGGTCAAGCACATCACagttgcttctcttggctttggtgaagggacgatcaccaTTTCTGACCCTCTTCTCTTCATCATCGAACATGTTTTGCCTctttctttggtttctttgtttctgcACAGAATCAAACTCATTAGGAGAAAAATGTTTCTTATCTCCAAAAAATCAATTGCTTTTTTTCAAGCACGGTTTTAAAAGGATAATAAACATCTTGTTGTAGTTTTGAAGCCTGATTTGATTTCTTGTgaagtccaaacatcctgaaaacacttaacaaaagagttagcaaaaaaaatcctcacactctcaaagtgtttagctcacgatttttaggtgatcactcagagttctttccactggttcaaaggatgataggcagtcaaaattcagcaatcaaaacccaaaacaaacttttgtgggaaaagaaaagagaaagaaagatgaagagaattttgatatggatccgctttaactgtcctaaggctgggtttctcttcagccagcagggtttctcttccaccactccccctggatttctcttcagaagtgattcaaaccaaaactctttttttttttatcggttttttttttgtttttttttttatataataggcgatcacaagggagtaaatgaacagcccggatccaagaaataagaaaaagaaaaacgtggagagatgagaagatgaaagaggaaagaaaacaaaccagccaaagtggctctgataccaggTTGATACGCCCAAAACGGGAAGGATGGCTTTGGCCGGGTGTTTGATATGAACCGAGAAGGCGatggcacttctggaactggaATGGAATGAatggatcgtcaagagatgcggaatgactcttgatataccaCGATCTAAGGCTCACCACCTAAGAAACGATGAaggtgtgttggctaaccaccaaacgacacaaaagatgattggctgaccaccaaatcaacaagccggttcaaaccgatgaactagctaagaactctctctctcactcagagaaaagaagaatcgaaaataaacaacaaaaatgaactcaaacttagactgattttattatgaaaagtgtttacatatttatactactttaGGAATAGAAAAAGACTTAAGAATGTATTAAAGACAAACTTAGTAAATTGAATCTAGATGAGAAATTTAAAGACAATGTATTAAAACTCTTGGATCTCAGATCTGGTCAAGGAGACTCTTTGGCTAACGTCCAGGTTCGTCTGAACCAAGTGGTTCATTCGCGGTAAGGATCAAGATGTGGGCTGGACGATCCATACGGCCCAaattcgcgagaactgaagGTCTCCTGATTTGTAAATTGCATAACTCCCACATCTGAActccgtttgatctgattcttcttcgaggagctccgtaattgagttgagaacattctccaagtgatttcatgcgAACAGAACTCGTTTGttggaagatatgagtcaaacaatgaacatatatcattactgctttccatgatcaagccatgcatgtcTGTTTTGTCCGGTGTGCTACTCAAGGGCGcatcattcccttcctcttcaaaaagatttgtcctcaaatctggaacattaaaaggaaaagagTTATAAGCAAATGaatcataataaaaacattGCTCACCTTGAGTTTGGTCCGGTTTTTGAATGGAAGAAGAGCTTTCTTGGTTTGCTTGATGACCACAGTTTTGTTCTTCATCTGGCCCTTCCTGCATTGACACAAAGCTTCCAAGACCAAAGTCATATGCACCAATACCAAGAGCATTCAAAGGACCAGAAAATTCATCCTTGTTCAAAACGTTTTCAGAATCCTTTTCAAACTCAtaaattaattcaaaattaCTTGGATTCTCTGGTTGTAAAACAGTTAATTGCAAGCAAGATTCATCAGGAACTGATTCAGATTGAGAAGAAAATAATTTCTTATGTTCACAAGATTTCAAACCTGCCATTGGCTCATGTGTGTAGTCATCGAAAATTGGCAATGGATCTGAAAATTCTTCCTTTTCTGGCTCGGTTTCAACGTTTTcattctcca encodes:
- the LOC111207153 gene encoding putative defensin-like protein 148; the encoded protein is MGKSFLPSFTILAIFSILLLGVECSLINKCFNIVHADRCEVKECESACSKRYQQRFMRSFCNISNGGRMKGRAQCACEWQVIKGSCKM